From the genome of Triticum aestivum cultivar Chinese Spring chromosome 3B, IWGSC CS RefSeq v2.1, whole genome shotgun sequence, one region includes:
- the LOC123068742 gene encoding glyoxysomal fatty acid beta-oxidation multifunctional protein MFP-a isoform X2, translating to MAAKGRTEMEVGGDGVAVITICNPPVNSLSIDVLLSLKESYEEALQRKDVKAIVVTGKGGKFSGGFDISSFGDLHSGKIEQPKVGYISIDILTELLEGATKPSVAAIDGLCLGGGLEVSMACHARISTPTAQLGLPELQLGIIPGFGGTQRLPRLVGLTKSLEMMLLSKPIKGEEAHQLGLVDSVVSPNDLVNTARRWALDICELRKPWIKSLYKTDKLEPLGEAREILKFARAQARKQAANLEHPLICIDVIEEGIVSGPRAGLWKEANAFQGLLFSDTCKSLLHVFFSQRATSKVPGATDLGLMPRKITKVAILGGGLMGSGIATAMILSNYPVLLKEVNEKFLIAGIDRIKANLQSRVIKGKMTEERYEKAMSLLSGALGYEKFKEVDLVIEAVIENVKLKQQIFADLEKYCPSHCILATNTSTIDLNLIGEKTKSQDRIVGAHFFSPAHVMPLLEIVRTQHTSAQVVVDLLDVGKRIKKTPIVVGNCTGFAVNRMFFPYTQSALLFVDYGMDVYKIDRACTKFGMPMGPFRLADLVGFGVAVATGMQYLENFPERVYKSMLIPIMMEDKRAGEASRKGFYKYEDRRKATPDPEIMTYIQKSRSMAGVTPDAELMKLSDKDIVEMVFFPVINEACRVLDEGIAVKASDLDIASIFGMGFPPYRGGVMLWGDSIGAKYIHGKLQEWAKRYGSFFEPCSYLAERAAKGIPLSAPAASQVKARL from the exons TACTGCTAAGCTTAAAGGAAAGCTATGAAGAAGCTCTTCAGAGGAAGGATGTCAAAGCTATTGTTGTTACAG GGAAAGGGGGGAAATTTTCTGGAGGATTCGATATTAGTTCCTTTGGTGATCTTCACAGTGGAAAAA TTGAGCAACCAAAGGTTGGTTACATATCAATAGACATTCTCACTGAACTTCTGGAAG GAGCAACAAAGCCATCGGTGGCTGCAATTGATGGTCTTTGTCTTGGCGGAGGATTAGAAGTTTCCATG GCATGCCATGCACGTATTTCAACTCCCACTGCTCAATTAGGTCTTCCAGAACTTCAACTTGGGATCATTCCAGGATTTGGAG GAACGCAGCGACTCCCACGTCTTGTTGGATTGACAAAGTCACTGGAAATGATGTTG CTATCCAAGCCAATTAAGGGCGAAGAGGCACACCAACTGGGTCTTGTTGATTCCGTAGTTTCTCCTAATGATTTGGTGAATACTGCTCGTCGTTGGGCTTTGGATATCTGCGAGCTCAGAAAGCCATGGATCAAAAGCCTTTACAAGACTGACAAACTGGAACCCCTTGGTGAGGCTAGGGAGATTCTCAAGTTTGCAAGGGCTCAAGCTCGAAAGCAGGCTGCAAATCTTGAACACCCACTTATTTGTATTGATGTCATTGAAGAAGGTATAGTTTCAGGACCTCGAGCTGGGCTCTGGAAG GAAGCAAACGCATTCCAGGGCCTTCTTTTCTCAGATACATGTAAAAGCTTACTTCATGTATTCTTCTCTCAGCGTGCAACATCAAAG GTTCCTGGTGCTACAGACTTGGGTTTGATGCCTAGGAAAATAACGAAAGTCGCCATTCTAGGTGGTGGGCTTATGGGTTCTGGAATTGCTACCGCAATGATACTGAGTAACTATCCTGTGCTGCTGAAAGAAGTAAATGAGAAATTTTTGATTGCTGGAATTGACAGGATCAAAG CCAATTTGCAGAGTCGTGTGATTAAAGGAAAAATGACAGAGGAGAGATACGAGAAGGCTATGTCTCTTCTCAGTGGTGCCCTTGGTTATGAAAAGTTCAAAGAAGTGGACTTAGTTATCGAG GCGGTTATTGAGAATGTGAAGTTGAAGCAGCAAATATTTGCCGACTTGGAGAAGTACTGCCCTTCCCATTGCATCCTTGCTACCAACACATCTACAATTGATCTTAATCTAATTGGAGAGAAAACAAAGTCCCAAGACCGTATTGTTGGTGCACACTTCTTTAG TCCTGCGCATGTGATGCCGCTCCTGGAAATAGTTCGTACCCAGCACACTTCAGCACAGGTTGTTGTTGACTTGCTGGATGTCGGGAAGAGGATCAAGAAGACACCAATAGTGGTTGGGAATTGTACTGGTTTTGCCGTCAACAGGATGTTCTTTCCTTACACCCAGTCAGCACTCCTGTTTGTTGATTATGGTATGGATGTTTACAAGATCGATCGTGCATGTACCAAATTTGGAATGCCCATGGGTCCATTCAG GCTTGCAGATCTTGTTGGTTTTGGTGTTGCTGTGGCTACTGGTATGCAGTACCTTGAAAATTTCCCGGAGAGAGTCTACAAGTCCATGTTAATCCCTATTATGATGGAGGACAAAAGAGCAG GCGAAGCCAGTCGGAAGGGATTTTACAAGTACGAGGATAGGAGGAAGGCAACTCCTGATCCTGAAATTATGACGTATATTCAGAAATCTAGGAGCATGGCAGGAGTTACTCCCGACGCTGAG TTGATGAAGCTAAGTGACAAGGACATAGTCGAGATGGTGTTCTTCCCGGTCATAAACGAAGCATGCCGTGTCCTTGATGAGGGCATTGCGGTCAAGGCGTCGGATCTTGATATCGCCTCAATCTTCGGCATGGGTTTCCCACCTTACAG GGGAGGGGTCATGTTATGGGGAGATTCAATCGGCGCAAAATACATCCACGGCAAGTTGCAGGAGTGGGCGAAGCGGTACGGCAGCTTCTTCGAGCCTTGCTCCTACCTCGCCGAAAGAGCAGCGAAGGGGATTCCTCTG AGTGCACCAGCAGCAAGTCAAGTCAAGGCCCGGCTATAG
- the LOC123068743 gene encoding protein AATF: MAPLARKHRKASPSPSPSEASSNSGSDSELHLDDHSDPEDSFFSTRSAADDDVQESSTSDEEEDDEESLHEEEDDGEMGELEQQYRTLQANQQSILQTLKQHRDDDVSRGQAIKNQKALWDKTLEMRFLLQKAFSTSNKLPKDPSKSRFCSHDQEIEQAYVDLLDSSKQTLGCMLELQKALLEQNQAAKGANDTLPDSNGESDEWLQVQKLHTRITPFRNTEIDKWQRKTHVTTGAAALKGKLHAFNQNISDQVAGYMRDPSRMIHRMYLRKSDVGVFGESAAEPATTVEGKDVEGDPELIDDSEFYHQLLKEFLESCDNGASESAFYALRKKQNKKRKLVDRRASKSRKIRYSVHEKIANFMAPVPMTVPPMASKLFENLFGMGNLQKSAAV, encoded by the exons ATGGCGCCACTAGCACGTAAGCACCGCAAGGCATCACCTTCCCCCTCCCCCTCGGAGGCTTCTTCCAATTCAGGCAGCGACTCTGAACTCCACCTTGATGACCACTCCGACCCAGAGGACAGCTTCTTCTCCACAAGGAGCGCCGCCGATGACGACGTCCAGGAATCCTCCACC agtgacgaggaggaggacgatgaggagAGCCTccatgaggaggaggatgatggtgAGATGGGAGAGCTCGAGCAGCAGTATCGCACCCTCCAGGCCAATCAACA AAGCATTCTTCAAACCCTGAAACAACACAGGGATGATGATGTCTCAAGAGGCCAGGCAATCAAAAACCAAAAG GCGCTATGGGATAAGACCCTGGAAATGAGATTCTTGCTGCAAAAGGCATTCTCCACTTCAAACAAGCTTCCCAAG GATCCATCCAAGTCAAGGTTCTGCAGTCATGATCAGGAGATAGAGCAAGCATATGTTGATCTGTTGGACTCATCGAAACAGACTCTCGGTTGCATGCTGGAGCTGCAGAAG GCTTTACTGGAGCAGAATCAGGCTGCAAAGGGTGCGAACG ATACATTGCCTGACTCGAATGGAGAGAGTGACGAGTGGTTGCAAGTACAGAAATTGCATACAAG AATAACCCCTTTCAGAAATACCGAGATAGATAAATGGCAGAGGAAAACACACGTCACAACTGGAGCTGCTGCACTGAAAGGAAAGTTGCACGCATTTAATCAG AACATAAGTGACCAAGTTGCTGGTTACATGAGAGACCCAAGCAGGATGATTCACCGGATGTACTTGCGGAAATCTGATGTTGGTGTATTCGGGGAG AGTGCAGCAGAGCCTGCTACTACCGTTGAG GGGAAGGATGTGGAAGGTGATCCTGAACTTATTGATGATTCTGAATTTTACCATCAACTTCTCAAGGAGTTTCTCGAGTCATGTGATAATGGAGCATCTG AGTCTGCATTTTATGCTCTAaggaagaagcagaacaagaagaggaaACTCGTCGATCGCCGCGCTTCAAAGAGCAGAAAGATAAG GTACAGCGTTCACGAGAAGATTGCTAATTTCATGGCCCCGGTGCCTATGACGGTTCCTCCAATGGCTTCGAAATTGTTCGAGAATTTGTTTGGAATGGGCAACCTGCAGAAGTCAGCCGCGGTCTGA
- the LOC123068742 gene encoding glyoxysomal fatty acid beta-oxidation multifunctional protein MFP-a isoform X1 encodes MAAKGATEVEVDGDGVAVITICNPPVNSLSIDVLLSLKESYEEALQRKDVKAIVVTGKGGKFSGGFDISSFGDLHSGKIEQPKVGYISIDILTELLEGATKPSVAAIDGLCLGGGLEVSMACHARISTPTAQLGLPELQLGIIPGFGGTQRLPRLVGLTKSLEMMLLSKPIKGEEAHQLGLVDSVVSPNDLVNTARRWALDICELRKPWIKSLYKTDKLEPLGEAREILKFARAQARKQAANLEHPLICIDVIEEGIVSGPRAGLWKEANAFQGLLFSDTCKSLLHVFFSQRATSKVPGATDLGLMPRKITKVAILGGGLMGSGIATAMILSNYPVLLKEVNEKFLIAGIDRIKANLQSRVIKGKMTEERYEKAMSLLSGALGYEKFKEVDLVIEAVIENVKLKQQIFADLEKYCPSHCILATNTSTIDLNLIGEKTKSQDRIVGAHFFSPAHVMPLLEIVRTQHTSAQVVVDLLDVGKRIKKTPIVVGNCTGFAVNRMFFPYTQSALLFVDYGMDVYKIDRACTKFGMPMGPFRLADLVGFGVAVATGMQYLENFPERVYKSMLIPIMMEDKRAGEASRKGFYKYEDRRKATPDPEIMTYIQKSRSMAGVTPDAELMKLSDKDIVEMVFFPVINEACRVLDEGIAVKASDLDIASIFGMGFPPYRGGVMLWGDSIGAKYIHGKLQEWAKRYGSFFEPCSYLAERAAKGIPLSAPAASQVKARL; translated from the exons ATGGCGGCCAAGGGGGCGACCGAGGTGGAGGTGGACGGCGACGGCGTCGCCGTCATCACCATCTGCAACCCGCCAGTCAACTCCCTCTCCATCGATG TACTGCTAAGCTTAAAGGAAAGCTATGAAGAAGCTCTTCAGAGGAAGGATGTCAAAGCTATTGTTGTTACAG GGAAAGGGGGGAAATTTTCTGGAGGATTCGATATTAGTTCCTTTGGTGATCTTCACAGTGGAAAAA TTGAGCAACCAAAGGTTGGTTACATATCAATAGACATTCTCACTGAACTTCTGGAAG GAGCAACAAAGCCATCGGTGGCTGCAATTGATGGTCTTTGTCTTGGCGGAGGATTAGAAGTTTCCATG GCATGCCATGCACGTATTTCAACTCCCACTGCTCAATTAGGTCTTCCAGAACTTCAACTTGGGATCATTCCAGGATTTGGAG GAACGCAGCGACTCCCACGTCTTGTTGGATTGACAAAGTCACTGGAAATGATGTTG CTATCCAAGCCAATTAAGGGCGAAGAGGCACACCAACTGGGTCTTGTTGATTCCGTAGTTTCTCCTAATGATTTGGTGAATACTGCTCGTCGTTGGGCTTTGGATATCTGCGAGCTCAGAAAGCCATGGATCAAAAGCCTTTACAAGACTGACAAACTGGAACCCCTTGGTGAGGCTAGGGAGATTCTCAAGTTTGCAAGGGCTCAAGCTCGAAAGCAGGCTGCAAATCTTGAACACCCACTTATTTGTATTGATGTCATTGAAGAAGGTATAGTTTCAGGACCTCGAGCTGGGCTCTGGAAG GAAGCAAACGCATTCCAGGGCCTTCTTTTCTCAGATACATGTAAAAGCTTACTTCATGTATTCTTCTCTCAGCGTGCAACATCAAAG GTTCCTGGTGCTACAGACTTGGGTTTGATGCCTAGGAAAATAACGAAAGTCGCCATTCTAGGTGGTGGGCTTATGGGTTCTGGAATTGCTACCGCAATGATACTGAGTAACTATCCTGTGCTGCTGAAAGAAGTAAATGAGAAATTTTTGATTGCTGGAATTGACAGGATCAAAG CCAATTTGCAGAGTCGTGTGATTAAAGGAAAAATGACAGAGGAGAGATACGAGAAGGCTATGTCTCTTCTCAGTGGTGCCCTTGGTTATGAAAAGTTCAAAGAAGTGGACTTAGTTATCGAG GCGGTTATTGAGAATGTGAAGTTGAAGCAGCAAATATTTGCCGACTTGGAGAAGTACTGCCCTTCCCATTGCATCCTTGCTACCAACACATCTACAATTGATCTTAATCTAATTGGAGAGAAAACAAAGTCCCAAGACCGTATTGTTGGTGCACACTTCTTTAG TCCTGCGCATGTGATGCCGCTCCTGGAAATAGTTCGTACCCAGCACACTTCAGCACAGGTTGTTGTTGACTTGCTGGATGTCGGGAAGAGGATCAAGAAGACACCAATAGTGGTTGGGAATTGTACTGGTTTTGCCGTCAACAGGATGTTCTTTCCTTACACCCAGTCAGCACTCCTGTTTGTTGATTATGGTATGGATGTTTACAAGATCGATCGTGCATGTACCAAATTTGGAATGCCCATGGGTCCATTCAG GCTTGCAGATCTTGTTGGTTTTGGTGTTGCTGTGGCTACTGGTATGCAGTACCTTGAAAATTTCCCGGAGAGAGTCTACAAGTCCATGTTAATCCCTATTATGATGGAGGACAAAAGAGCAG GCGAAGCCAGTCGGAAGGGATTTTACAAGTACGAGGATAGGAGGAAGGCAACTCCTGATCCTGAAATTATGACGTATATTCAGAAATCTAGGAGCATGGCAGGAGTTACTCCCGACGCTGAG TTGATGAAGCTAAGTGACAAGGACATAGTCGAGATGGTGTTCTTCCCGGTCATAAACGAAGCATGCCGTGTCCTTGATGAGGGCATTGCGGTCAAGGCGTCGGATCTTGATATCGCCTCAATCTTCGGCATGGGTTTCCCACCTTACAG GGGAGGGGTCATGTTATGGGGAGATTCAATCGGCGCAAAATACATCCACGGCAAGTTGCAGGAGTGGGCGAAGCGGTACGGCAGCTTCTTCGAGCCTTGCTCCTACCTCGCCGAAAGAGCAGCGAAGGGGATTCCTCTG AGTGCACCAGCAGCAAGTCAAGTCAAGGCCCGGCTATAG